TCTGTGATTTGCATCGAATGGGGATATTCTCACAAGGCGGTGTATTCCGCCCTCAGATTTCAACCGGCCGTAGGCCATCTCCCCCTTCACTTCAATAGTGGCGTTCTTGATCCCGGCCTCATCGCCAGGTTGAAGGTCGAGTAGTTTGTGTTGATACCCGTTTTTGTCCAGATAGCGAGTATAGAGTCTCAGAAGCATTTCGGCCCAGTCCTGAGATTCCGTCCCACCGGCACCCGGATGGATATTCATCAGGGCGTCCCCCCTGTCATTCTCACCTGAGAGAAGGACCTGGAGTTCGAATTCATCGATCTTCTTTCCGATCTTTCCCAGTTCAGAGATGATCTCGACAAGGATCGAGTCATCTTCCTCATCATCGTTGAGGACAATAAGCTCACGGAGAGACACGAGGTCGTCTTTCAGCGTAGTACATGGATCGATTTGATTCTTGAGAGATTTTAATCTGGAAACGAGTTTCTCCGCCCTTTGCCGATCATTCCAGAAATCTGGAGCGGACATCTTCTCTTCGATCGCCACGCTCTCTGAAGTCATTTTTTCGAGGTCAAAGAAACTCCTTGAGGCTGAAAAGTCTTTCTTCCATCCCGCTGACAGATCCTTCTATTTCTTTCAATGTTATCTTCTCGTTCATCAGTGCCCCTCCATTACAGGCCCTGTTCTTTCAGGAAAAGGTCACGCACCTCTTCCGCCCTTGTTATCGCGGCCTTTTTTGAACCGGAAGCATCGATTCTTACATCAGCTGCGGCCCATCCGGTCCTGAGATAATCCTGTCTCTCGATCCTCGCAAGTGCATTCTCCCTCGATATCCCGTCTCTCTTCATCACCCTGTTCACCCTTATAGACCCTGGAGCATCGACGAGGATCACAAGATCTGCTTTGAATCTGAACTTATACTCAAAAAAGAGGACAGCATCAAGGACTATGTACTCTTCCGTCTTCCGTTTTTCACGTATTTTCCCGCTTACAAGACGCTTGACGAACGGCTTTACCAGGCTGTTAAGTTCTCCGATCCTGCCGTTGCCCGAAAACACAGCCTTACCCAGCTTTTTTCTCGACACCTTTCCTGAAGGTGTAAAGACACCACTCCCGAATACTTTTTTAAGCTTCGCCCTGAGAACGGGGTCCTCGTAGACCTCTCTCGCCAGGGGATCTGCCATCAAGAGACAGCCTCCGCGTCCGGCAAAGACCCTGGCCAGGGTCGTCTTTCCCGAACCGATCGGCCCGGTGACCACGATCACGGGACAACGCATCAATGAGCCTCCAGCCAGTTATCCCCGGTATTCATATCTACTTTCAGAGGTACATCCAGCTCCACGGCCGATTCCATCAATTCCCTGACAAGTTCTTTCATAGTGTCGATCTCACCGGGCACGACATCGAAGACAAGCTCATCGTGTACCTGAAGTATCATACTGCTTTCCAGCCCGCGCCTCATCATCTCGGCGTCGATGTTGATCATTGCTATCTTGATCATGTCCGCGGCTGTCCCCTGAATGGGCGTATTAACGGCATTGCGCTCAGCAAAACT
The sequence above is a segment of the Candidatus Latescibacterota bacterium genome. Coding sequences within it:
- the prfB gene encoding peptide chain release factor 2 gives rise to the protein MTSESVAIEEKMSAPDFWNDRQRAEKLVSRLKSLKNQIDPCTTLKDDLVSLRELIVLNDDEEDDSILVEIISELGKIGKKIDEFELQVLLSGENDRGDALMNIHPGAGGTESQDWAEMLLRLYTRYLDKNGYQHKLLDLQPGDEAGIKNATIEVKGEMAYGRLKSEGGIHRLVRISPFDANHRRHTSFASVFIYPEVAEDIEVEINPEEIRIDTYRASGAGGQHVNKTDSAIRITHFPTGIVVQCQNERSQHRNRESAMKVLRSRIYLKLLEEEDERRAKAAGEKKDISWGNQIRSYVFHPYTMVKDHRTSVQTGNIQAVMDGEIDQFIEGFLRWKERKN
- the coaE gene encoding dephospho-CoA kinase (Dephospho-CoA kinase (CoaE) performs the final step in coenzyme A biosynthesis.) — protein: MRCPVIVVTGPIGSGKTTLARVFAGRGGCLLMADPLAREVYEDPVLRAKLKKVFGSGVFTPSGKVSRKKLGKAVFSGNGRIGELNSLVKPFVKRLVSGKIREKRKTEEYIVLDAVLFFEYKFRFKADLVILVDAPGSIRVNRVMKRDGISRENALARIERQDYLRTGWAAADVRIDASGSKKAAITRAEEVRDLFLKEQGL